A window of Microcystis aeruginosa FD4 contains these coding sequences:
- the ndhL gene encoding NAD(P)H-quinone oxidoreductase subunit L codes for MQSILTQETIIIALIYLSLSVLYLLVIPAVIYYYLNTRWYVASSWERGFMYFLMSFFFPGMLLLSPFLNFRPQRRTLKA; via the coding sequence ATGCAATCAATTCTGACGCAAGAAACCATTATCATCGCTCTGATCTACCTATCTCTCAGTGTCTTGTATTTGCTCGTCATTCCCGCCGTTATCTACTACTACCTCAATACGCGCTGGTATGTGGCATCTTCTTGGGAAAGAGGGTTTATGTACTTTCTGATGAGCTTTTTCTTCCCCGGGATGCTGTTGTTAAGTCCTTTCCTTAACTTCCGTCCCCAACGTCGTACCCTCAAAGCTTAA
- a CDS encoding DUF3007 family protein: MRRIDVIGIGIGMFAVGGILYIILQKTGLDSASAGIWSQAVLVGGVIGWIFTYLFRVATDNMTYGKQRKDYEDAVFKKRLEAMTPEEIAQMQREIEEEKTK; encoded by the coding sequence ATGAGACGCATTGATGTCATCGGGATCGGTATAGGGATGTTTGCTGTGGGCGGCATCCTCTACATTATCCTGCAAAAAACTGGTTTAGATAGTGCTTCGGCGGGAATTTGGAGTCAAGCGGTGTTGGTGGGTGGTGTCATCGGTTGGATTTTTACCTATCTGTTTCGAGTCGCCACCGATAATATGACCTACGGCAAACAGCGCAAGGATTACGAAGATGCCGTCTTTAAAAAACGTCTGGAAGCCATGACTCCCGAAGAAATCGCCCAAATGCAGCGGGAGATTGAAGAAGAAAAAACTAAATAG